The following proteins come from a genomic window of Bubalus kerabau isolate K-KA32 ecotype Philippines breed swamp buffalo chromosome 20, PCC_UOA_SB_1v2, whole genome shotgun sequence:
- the IQCF2 gene encoding IQ domain-containing protein F2 yields the protein MGVRFCKDGHVIQIIIEDKEEITMKKMKEQQKKREKTKNGRRVIAAKKIQAWWRGTLVRRTLLHAALSTWIIQSWWRLTKDRLLQKKRRAALSDYALRERAVVKLQSLVRMWRIHWRYCQVLNAIYVIQCHWQCHNCQTCALLRGHCVVTATHLQFHIEIINP from the exons ATGGGGGTTCGGTTTTGT AAAGATGGCCATGTAATTCAAATTATCATTGAGGACAAAGAAGAAATAACTATGAAGAAGATGAAAGAGCAGCAGAAGAAAAGAGAG AAAACTAAAAACGGAAGAAGAGTAATAGCAGCCAAGAAGATCCAGGCCTGGTGGCGTGGCACCCTGGTGCGCCGGACATTGTTGCATGCAGCCCTGAGCACTTGGATCATTCAGAGCTGGTGGAGACTGACGAAGGACAGGCTGCTGCAGAAGAAGCGGAGGGCAGCCCTGAGTGATTATGCACTCAGAGAGAGGGCAGTGGTCAAGCTCCAGTCTTTGGTCCGTATGTGGCGCATCCACTGGCGATACTGCCAAGTACTCAATGCCATCTATGTCATCCAGTGCCACTGGCAATGCCACAACTGCCAGAcctgtgccctcctccggggCCACTGTGTAGTCACAGCCACTCACCTACAGTTTCACATTGAGATCATTAACCCCTAA